From Staphylococcus delphini, one genomic window encodes:
- the sucD gene encoding succinate--CoA ligase subunit alpha: protein MSVFVDKNSKVIVQGITGSTALFHTKQMLEYGTQIVAGVTPGKGGQVVEGVPVFNTVEEAKKETGGNVSVIYVPAPFAADAILECIDAELDLAICITEHIPVIDMIKVKRYLEGKKTRLIGPNCPGVITSDETKIGIMPGYIHKKGHVGVVSRSGTLTYEAVHQLTEEGIGQSTAVGIGGDPVNGTNFIDVLEAFNNDDDTKAVVMIGEIGGTAEEEAAEWIKANMKKPVVGFIGGQTAPPGKRMGHAGAIISGGKGTAAEKIKTLNECGVKTAATPSEIGSTLIEAAKEAGIYESLLTVK from the coding sequence ATGAGTGTATTTGTAGATAAAAATTCAAAAGTAATCGTACAAGGTATTACAGGGTCAACTGCCCTTTTCCATACTAAGCAAATGTTAGAATATGGTACGCAAATTGTTGCAGGGGTAACACCAGGTAAAGGTGGACAAGTGGTTGAAGGCGTACCTGTTTTCAATACTGTTGAAGAAGCAAAAAAAGAAACTGGCGGTAACGTATCTGTCATTTACGTACCAGCGCCATTTGCGGCTGATGCGATTTTAGAATGTATCGACGCTGAATTAGACTTAGCTATTTGTATTACTGAACATATTCCTGTTATTGATATGATTAAGGTTAAACGTTATCTTGAAGGTAAAAAGACACGCTTAATTGGACCAAACTGCCCAGGTGTCATTACTTCAGATGAAACGAAAATTGGTATTATGCCAGGATACATCCACAAAAAAGGCCATGTCGGCGTTGTTTCACGCTCTGGTACTTTAACATATGAAGCGGTACATCAATTAACTGAAGAAGGTATCGGCCAATCTACAGCTGTAGGTATCGGTGGGGACCCAGTTAACGGTACAAACTTTATCGACGTGTTAGAAGCATTCAACAATGACGATGACACGAAAGCTGTTGTGATGATCGGTGAAATTGGTGGTACGGCAGAAGAAGAAGCTGCTGAATGGATTAAAGCGAACATGAAAAAACCTGTTGTTGGCTTCATCGGTGGTCAAACTGCGCCTCCAGGAAAACGTATGGGTCACGCAGGTGCGATTATTTCAGGTGGTAAAGGGACAGCTGCAGAAAAAATCAAAACATTAAATGAATGTGGCGTTAAAACAGCAGCAACACCTTCTGAAATCGGTTCAACTTTAATTGAAGCTGCTAAAGAAGCAGGCATTTACGAATCATTACTCACTGTTAAATAA